The Malus domestica chromosome 06, GDT2T_hap1 genome has a segment encoding these proteins:
- the LOC103406258 gene encoding AT-hook motif nuclear-localized protein 25: MAGYNINESASVSAASSAPTSTASPYVHPLFRPQLHLQLQQLHHHPIIPQQQQHHHQQEEQDDDDDQDDDQDHNITKIESSDTAATSSGGGGGGGGTGGSTRRPRGRPAGSKNKPKPPIIVTRDSPNALRSHVLEVSDGADIMDSVSIYARRRGRGVCVLSGSGTVTNVTLRQPAAPPGSVVTLHGRFELLSLSGTVLPPPAPPGAGGLSIFLSGGQGQVVGGNVVGPLMASGPVVLMAASFANAVFERLPLDDPEEGTTTPTGGGGGGSLQIHQPTGSQSSGVSGGLGDGTAGSSGGGGGGGAGLFNLGGNMAANYPFPGNDFFGWGGGSGSGSTPRPPF, translated from the coding sequence ATGGCAGGGTACAATATAAATGAGTCAGCCTCGGTCTCTGCCGCCTCATCAGCCCCAACTTCAACTGCTTCTCCCTATGTCCACCCGCTCTTCAGACCCCAACTCCACCTCCAACTCCAACAACTCCATCACCATCCTATTAttcctcaacaacaacaacatcatcatcaacaagaagaacaagatgatgatgatgaccaGGACGACGACCAAGACCACAATATTACTAAGATCGAATCTTCCGATACCGCCGCAACCAGTTCTGGTGGCGGTGGAGGCGGAGGTGGAACTGGTGGTTCCACCCGCCGTCCCAGAGGCCGTCCTGCAGGCTCCAAGAACAAACCCAAGCCTCCCATCATCGTCACACGCGACAGCCCCAACGCCCTCCGCTCCCACGTCCTTGAGGTCTCCGATGGGGCCGACATCATGGACAGCGTCTCCATCTACGCCAGGCGCAGGGGCAGAGGCGTCTGCGTGCTCAGCGGCAGCGGCACTGTCACCAACGTCACCCTGCGTCAGCCAGCTGCTCCTCCGGGAAGCGTGGTGACTCTTCACGGACGCTTCGAGTTACTATCGCTCTCCGGTACGGTGCTTCCGCCTCCGGCTCCTCCCGGTGCCGGCGGACTCTCCATATTCTTGTCCGGGGGGCAGGGACAAGTGGTGGGAGGAAACGTGGTGGGACCGCTGATGGCCTCCGGGCCTGTGGTTTTGATGGCTGCGTCTTTTGCAAATGCGGTGTTTGAGAGATTGCCATTGGATGATCCGGAAGAGGGAACTACTACTCCtactggtggtggtggcggaggCAGCTTGCAAATCCATCAACCCACGGGGTCCCAATCTTCTGGGGTGTCTGGCGGTCTTGGTGATGGTACTGCTGGAAGTAGCGgcggaggtggaggtggaggtgctGGGCTTTTTAATTTGGGAGGAAATATGGCGGCCAACTATCCCTTCCCGGGGAATGACTTCTTCGGATGGGGTGGTGGAAGTGGAAGTGGAAGTACTCCGCGGCCTCCGTTTTAG